The Mycobacterium seoulense genome has a window encoding:
- the serB gene encoding phosphoserine phosphatase SerB: MSTPPKVSVLITVTGVDQPGVTSALFEALSRHGVELLNVEQVVIRHRLTLGVLVCCPADVADGPELRRDVESAIHRVGLDVSIERSDDVPIIRDPSTHTIFVLGRPITAGAFGAVARAVAGLGVNIDLIRGVSDYPVTGLELRVSVPPGSDAALRTALNQVSAEERVDVAVEDYTLERRAKRLIVFDVDSTLVQGEVIEMLAARAGAEGKVAAITEAAMRGELDFAQSLEQRVATLAGLPATVIDEVAGQLELMPGARTTLRTLRRLGFHCGVVSGGFRGIIEPLAEELMLDYVAANDLEIVDGRLTGRVLGPIVDRAGKATALRDFAERAGVPMAQTVAVGDGANDIDMLAAAGLGVAFNAKPALREVADASLSHPYLDTVLFLLGVTRGEIEAADAVDGEVRRVEIPPDA, from the coding sequence GTGAGCACACCACCAAAGGTGTCGGTGCTGATCACCGTCACCGGAGTGGACCAACCGGGCGTCACGTCGGCCCTCTTCGAGGCGCTCTCCCGGCACGGCGTCGAGCTGCTCAACGTCGAACAGGTGGTCATCCGGCACCGTCTGACGCTCGGTGTGCTGGTGTGCTGTCCCGCGGACGTCGCCGACGGTCCCGAGTTGCGCCGTGACGTCGAATCGGCCATCCACCGGGTGGGCCTCGACGTCAGCATCGAGCGCAGCGACGACGTGCCGATCATTCGGGATCCCTCGACCCACACCATCTTCGTGCTGGGCCGGCCCATCACCGCCGGCGCCTTCGGCGCGGTGGCGCGGGCGGTGGCCGGCCTCGGCGTCAACATCGACCTGATCCGCGGCGTCTCCGACTACCCGGTGACCGGCCTGGAGCTGCGGGTCTCGGTGCCGCCGGGATCGGACGCCGCGCTGCGGACCGCCCTGAACCAGGTGTCGGCCGAGGAGCGCGTCGATGTGGCGGTCGAGGACTACACCCTGGAACGGCGGGCCAAACGGCTGATCGTGTTCGACGTGGATTCGACGCTGGTGCAGGGCGAGGTGATCGAGATGCTGGCCGCCCGCGCGGGTGCCGAGGGCAAGGTCGCCGCCATCACCGAGGCCGCCATGCGGGGCGAGCTGGACTTCGCGCAGTCGCTCGAACAACGGGTGGCCACGCTGGCGGGTCTGCCCGCCACCGTGATCGACGAGGTCGCCGGGCAGTTGGAACTCATGCCCGGCGCCCGGACCACGCTGCGCACATTGCGGCGCTTGGGTTTTCACTGCGGTGTGGTGTCCGGCGGCTTCCGGGGCATCATCGAGCCGCTGGCCGAGGAGCTGATGCTGGACTACGTCGCCGCCAACGACCTGGAGATCGTCGACGGCAGACTCACCGGGCGGGTCCTTGGCCCGATCGTCGACCGCGCCGGCAAGGCCACGGCGCTGCGGGACTTCGCCGAACGGGCCGGGGTGCCGATGGCGCAGACCGTCGCCGTCGGCGACGGCGCCAATGACATCGACATGCTGGCCGCGGCCGGGCTCGGGGTGGCGTTCAACGCCAAACCCGCGTTGCGCGAGGTGGCCGACGCCTCGCTGAGTCACCCGTACCTGGACACCGTGCTGTTCCTGCTGGGGGTGACTCGCGGCGAGATCGAGGCCGCCGACGCGGTCGATGGCGAGGTGCGCCGGGTGGAAATCCCGCCCGACGCCTGA
- a CDS encoding ABC transporter ATP-binding protein: MPEIGTEAADPDLLIDFRDVSLLRDGHVLVGPLDWAVELDERWVIVGPNGAGKTSLLRIAAAAEHPSTGVAFVLGERLGRVDVSELRSRIGLSSSALAQRVPTDEVVRDLVVSAGYAVLGRWRESYEEIDYRRAVDMLESLGAEHLADRRYGTLSEGERKRVLIARALMTDPELLLLDEPAAGLDLGGREELVARLADLAADPDAPALVLVTHHVEEIPPGFSHCMLLSEGRVVAAGLLTDVLTAENLSAAFGQAIALDVVDGRYFARRVRNRAAHRRQL; encoded by the coding sequence GTGCCCGAAATCGGTACGGAGGCAGCCGACCCCGATCTGCTGATCGACTTTCGCGACGTCTCGCTGCTGCGGGACGGACATGTCCTGGTCGGTCCGTTGGACTGGGCGGTCGAACTCGACGAGCGGTGGGTCATCGTCGGCCCGAACGGGGCCGGCAAGACGTCGCTGCTGCGCATCGCCGCGGCGGCCGAGCACCCTTCGACGGGGGTGGCCTTTGTGCTCGGCGAGCGGCTGGGCCGGGTGGACGTGTCGGAGTTGCGCTCCCGGATCGGGCTCAGCTCGTCGGCCCTGGCGCAGCGGGTGCCCACCGACGAAGTGGTGCGCGACCTGGTCGTCTCGGCCGGCTACGCGGTGCTGGGCCGGTGGCGGGAGAGCTACGAGGAGATCGACTACCGCCGCGCCGTCGACATGCTGGAGAGCCTCGGAGCCGAGCACCTCGCGGACCGTCGCTACGGAACCCTGTCCGAAGGCGAGCGCAAGCGCGTGCTGATCGCCCGCGCGCTGATGACCGATCCGGAGCTGCTGCTGCTCGACGAGCCCGCCGCAGGCCTGGACCTGGGCGGGCGCGAGGAGCTGGTGGCGCGACTGGCCGACCTCGCTGCCGACCCGGACGCCCCCGCGCTGGTGCTGGTCACCCACCACGTCGAGGAGATTCCGCCCGGCTTCAGCCACTGCATGCTGCTGTCGGAGGGGCGGGTGGTCGCCGCGGGGTTGCTGACCGACGTGCTGACCGCCGAGAACCTGTCGGCCGCGTTCGGGCAGGCGATCGCCCTCGACGTCGTCGACGGGCGCTATTTCGCCCGCCGCGTCCGTAACCGAGCAGCCCACCGGAGGCAGCTATGA
- a CDS encoding NUDIX hydrolase: MTSATEPPPLVPRPAATVMLVRDDPGGIAVFLMRRHAKMEFAAGTMVFPGGGVDDRDRNADIAWAGPPPQWWAQRFGIEPDLAEALVCAAARETFEESGVLFAGPAGDPDGIVGDASVYADARRALADGTVSFADFLRRENLELRSDLLRPWANWVTPEAERTRRYDTYFFVGALPAGQRADGENTESDHAGWTTPQAAIDDFSAGRCFLLPPTWTQLDSLAGRTVADVLAVERQIVPVQPHLEIQGDNWVFEFFDSDRYHQAREAGGMGWRH, translated from the coding sequence ATGACGTCAGCCACCGAACCGCCCCCGCTGGTCCCGCGCCCGGCGGCGACCGTGATGCTGGTCCGCGACGACCCCGGCGGCATCGCCGTCTTCCTCATGCGCCGGCACGCCAAGATGGAGTTCGCCGCGGGCACCATGGTGTTTCCCGGCGGCGGCGTCGACGACCGCGACCGCAACGCCGACATCGCGTGGGCCGGCCCGCCGCCACAGTGGTGGGCACAACGGTTCGGCATCGAACCCGACCTCGCCGAGGCGCTGGTGTGCGCGGCGGCCCGCGAGACGTTCGAGGAATCGGGGGTGCTGTTCGCGGGGCCGGCCGGCGATCCGGACGGTATTGTCGGCGACGCCTCGGTATACGCCGACGCCCGCCGCGCCCTCGCCGACGGGACGGTGTCGTTCGCCGATTTCCTGCGTCGCGAGAACCTGGAGCTGCGTTCCGACCTGCTCCGGCCCTGGGCCAACTGGGTCACCCCCGAAGCCGAGCGCACCCGCCGCTACGACACCTACTTCTTTGTGGGGGCGCTGCCGGCCGGGCAGCGGGCCGACGGCGAGAACACCGAATCCGACCACGCCGGCTGGACGACGCCCCAGGCCGCCATCGACGACTTCTCCGCCGGCCGCTGTTTCCTGCTGCCGCCGACGTGGACCCAGCTGGATTCGCTGGCCGGGCGGACCGTCGCGGACGTGCTGGCCGTCGAGCGCCAGATCGTGCCCGTGCAGCCGCACCTGGAGATCCAGGGCGACAACTGGGTGTTCGAGTTCTTCGACTCGGACCGCTACCACCAGGCGCGCGAAGCCGGCGGGATGGGGTGGCGGCATTGA
- a CDS encoding enoyl-CoA hydratase yields MSEFVSTVVSDGSRDAGLAMLLLTRPPTNAMTRQVYREIVAAAAELGRRDDVAVVILFGGHEIFSAGDDMAELRTLTAPEAETTARARQQAIDAVAGIPKPTVAAITGYALGAGLTLALAADWRVSGDNVKFGATEILAGLVPGGDGMARLTRAAGASRTKELVFSGRFFDAEEALTLGLIDEMVAPDDVYDAAAGWARRFLDGPRHALAAAKAGINDVFELGPAERAEAERRRYVDVFAAGQTGDEDSQSGAR; encoded by the coding sequence TTGAGCGAGTTCGTCAGCACGGTGGTCAGCGACGGGTCGCGCGACGCGGGCCTGGCCATGCTGCTGCTGACGCGGCCGCCGACGAACGCGATGACCCGTCAGGTGTACCGGGAGATCGTCGCCGCGGCCGCCGAGCTGGGGCGCCGCGACGACGTGGCCGTAGTCATCCTGTTCGGTGGCCACGAGATCTTCTCGGCCGGCGACGACATGGCCGAGCTGCGGACGCTGACCGCGCCGGAGGCCGAGACGACGGCCCGGGCGCGGCAACAGGCCATCGACGCCGTGGCGGGCATCCCCAAGCCGACCGTGGCCGCGATCACCGGCTATGCGCTGGGCGCCGGGCTGACGCTGGCCCTGGCCGCCGATTGGCGCGTCAGCGGCGACAACGTGAAGTTCGGCGCGACCGAGATTCTGGCGGGTCTGGTCCCCGGCGGCGACGGGATGGCCCGCCTGACCCGCGCGGCCGGGGCGAGCCGGACCAAGGAACTGGTGTTCAGCGGCCGGTTCTTCGACGCCGAGGAGGCGCTGACGCTGGGCCTGATCGACGAGATGGTGGCCCCCGACGACGTGTACGACGCCGCCGCGGGGTGGGCACGCCGCTTCCTGGACGGCCCGCGGCACGCGCTGGCCGCCGCCAAGGCCGGCATCAACGACGTGTTCGAGCTGGGCCCGGCCGAGCGGGCCGAGGCCGAGCGGCGCCGCTACGTCGACGTGTTCGCCGCTGGTCAGACCGGCGACGAGGACTCGCAATCCGGCGCCCGTTAG
- a CDS encoding class I SAM-dependent methyltransferase: protein MTTSSTDAVPNPHATAEQVEAARHDSKLAQVLYHDWEAESYDEKWSISYDQRCVDYARDCFDAIVPDEVLRELPYDRALELGCGTGFFLLNLIQSGVARRGSVTDLSPGMVKVATRNGQSLGLDIDGRVADAEGIPYEDNTFDLVVGHAVLHHIPDVELALREVVRVLRPGGRFVFAGEPTTVGDTYARTLSTWTWRLATNVTKLPGLDGWRRPQAELDESSRAAALEAVVDLHTFTPADLERLAGNAGATEVQTATVEFTAAMLGWPLRTFECAVPPGRLGWGWAKFAFNSWKTLSWLDANILRHVAPKGWFYNVMITGVKPS, encoded by the coding sequence ATGACGACGAGTTCGACCGACGCCGTTCCCAACCCCCACGCCACTGCCGAGCAGGTGGAAGCGGCCCGGCATGACAGCAAGCTGGCCCAGGTGCTCTACCACGACTGGGAAGCCGAATCCTACGACGAGAAGTGGTCGATCTCTTACGACCAGCGCTGCGTGGACTACGCCCGGGACTGCTTCGACGCCATCGTGCCCGACGAGGTGCTGCGCGAGCTGCCCTACGATCGGGCCCTCGAATTGGGTTGCGGCACAGGGTTCTTCCTGCTCAACCTGATCCAGTCCGGGGTGGCCCGACGCGGGTCGGTCACCGACCTGTCACCGGGGATGGTCAAGGTCGCCACCCGCAACGGGCAGTCGCTGGGGCTGGACATCGATGGCCGGGTCGCCGACGCCGAGGGAATCCCGTACGAGGACAACACCTTCGACCTGGTGGTCGGGCACGCGGTGCTCCACCACATCCCCGACGTCGAGCTGGCGCTGCGAGAGGTCGTCCGGGTGCTGCGCCCCGGCGGCCGGTTCGTGTTCGCCGGCGAGCCGACCACCGTCGGCGACACCTACGCCCGCACGTTGTCCACCTGGACCTGGCGCCTGGCGACCAACGTCACCAAGTTGCCCGGCCTGGACGGCTGGCGGCGGCCGCAGGCCGAACTCGACGAATCCTCGCGCGCCGCCGCGTTGGAGGCCGTCGTCGACCTGCACACCTTCACGCCCGCCGACCTGGAACGGTTGGCCGGCAACGCTGGCGCGACCGAAGTGCAAACGGCCACAGTGGAATTCACCGCCGCGATGCTGGGCTGGCCGCTGCGCACGTTCGAATGCGCCGTGCCGCCCGGCCGCTTGGGTTGGGGCTGGGCGAAGTTCGCGTTCAACAGCTGGAAGACGCTGAGTTGGCTCGACGCCAACATCTTGCGCCACGTGGCGCCGAAGGGCTGGTTCTACAACGTGATGATCACCGGGGTCAAGCCCTCCTGA
- a CDS encoding THUMP-like domain-containing protein translates to MSRASSGLTFGVEDVRYLRSQTGAVALAAVAELELTDASKVADIAAARARFGDRAAVLVETTLLRRRAAEKLSGLGAGIPVSNWLFTDEALQQATAAPVAVHRAKRLAEAGVVVHDVTCSIGTELAALRGAGVRAVGSDLDAVRLAMARHNLGEGAELCRADALAPVTRHAAVFVDPARRLGGRRRFRLEDYRPALGALINTYRDRDLVVKCSPGIDFDELHRLGFDGEIEVTSYRGSVREACLWPAGLARRGVRRRASVLDRGEQITDADPDDCPVRPPGRWIVDPDGAVVRAGLVRHYGARHGLWQLDPDIAYLSGDELPPAVRGFEVLEQLAFDERRLRQALSSLDCGALEVLVRGVRVDPDALRRRMRLRGARPLSVVITRIGSRSHGRATVFVCRPSR, encoded by the coding sequence CTGAGCCGTGCTTCTTCTGGCCTCACGTTCGGCGTCGAGGACGTCCGCTATCTGCGGTCGCAAACGGGTGCCGTGGCCCTGGCCGCGGTCGCCGAACTCGAGCTGACCGACGCCAGCAAAGTCGCCGACATCGCCGCGGCGCGGGCCCGGTTCGGCGACCGGGCGGCGGTGTTGGTGGAGACGACACTGCTGCGCCGGCGCGCCGCCGAGAAATTGAGCGGGCTGGGCGCCGGAATCCCGGTGTCGAACTGGCTGTTCACCGACGAGGCACTACAGCAGGCCACCGCGGCCCCGGTGGCTGTGCACCGGGCCAAGCGACTGGCCGAGGCGGGAGTCGTCGTCCACGACGTGACCTGTTCGATCGGCACCGAGTTGGCCGCGCTGCGCGGCGCCGGCGTCCGCGCGGTGGGCAGCGACCTCGATGCGGTGCGGCTGGCCATGGCCCGGCACAACCTGGGGGAGGGGGCCGAGCTCTGCCGTGCCGACGCGCTGGCCCCGGTGACCCGCCACGCCGCGGTGTTCGTGGACCCGGCGAGACGCCTCGGTGGCCGGCGGCGGTTCCGCCTCGAGGACTACCGGCCGGCCCTGGGCGCGCTGATCAACACCTACCGAGACCGCGATCTCGTCGTAAAGTGTTCTCCCGGGATTGATTTCGACGAGTTACACCGACTCGGGTTCGATGGCGAGATCGAGGTGACGTCCTATCGCGGCTCGGTGCGTGAAGCGTGCCTGTGGCCGGCCGGGCTGGCGCGGCGCGGCGTCCGTCGGCGCGCCAGCGTCCTCGACCGCGGCGAGCAGATCACCGACGCCGACCCCGACGACTGCCCGGTGCGGCCGCCCGGGCGATGGATCGTCGACCCCGACGGCGCGGTGGTCCGCGCCGGGCTGGTGCGTCACTACGGCGCGCGGCACGGGCTGTGGCAACTCGACCCCGACATCGCCTACCTGTCGGGGGATGAGCTGCCGCCGGCGGTCCGGGGCTTCGAGGTGCTCGAGCAGCTGGCGTTCGACGAGCGACGGCTCCGCCAGGCGTTGTCTTCGCTGGACTGCGGGGCGCTGGAGGTCCTGGTGCGCGGGGTGCGGGTGGACCCCGACGCGCTGCGGCGCCGAATGCGGCTGCGCGGTGCCCGGCCCTTGTCGGTGGTCATCACCCGGATCGGGTCGCGGTCCCACGGACGGGCGACGGTCTTCGTTTGCCGGCCGTCGCGATAG
- a CDS encoding esterase — translation MRYLIAAVVLASAALWGWPAAAAPPSCAALGGTIEDGQMCRVRATGPTYTINMAFPADYPDEQALIDYITQNRDGFVNVAQSSGSRDQPYQLEATTEQHGSGQPPHNTRSVVLKFFQDLGGAHPSIWYKAFNYNLGTKQPITFDNLFAPGTTPLDAIFPIVQRDLARQTPLGAAILPSTGHDPTHYQNFAITDDQLIFYFAPGEMLPAFAGPLQAEVPRNAIPPLAV, via the coding sequence ATGCGTTATCTGATAGCGGCCGTGGTGCTCGCATCGGCGGCCCTGTGGGGTTGGCCGGCGGCCGCCGCGCCACCGTCGTGTGCCGCCCTGGGCGGCACCATCGAGGACGGCCAGATGTGTCGCGTCCGCGCCACCGGCCCCACGTACACGATCAACATGGCGTTTCCCGCCGACTACCCCGACGAGCAAGCGCTGATCGACTACATCACGCAGAACCGCGACGGTTTCGTCAACGTCGCACAGAGTTCGGGGTCGCGCGACCAGCCCTACCAACTCGAGGCCACCACCGAGCAGCACGGCTCGGGTCAGCCGCCGCACAACACCCGCAGCGTGGTGCTCAAGTTTTTCCAGGACCTCGGTGGCGCACACCCTTCGATCTGGTACAAGGCGTTCAACTACAACCTCGGGACCAAGCAGCCCATCACCTTCGACAATCTGTTTGCGCCGGGCACCACGCCGTTGGATGCCATCTTCCCGATCGTGCAGCGCGACCTGGCGCGCCAAACCCCGTTGGGGGCGGCCATTCTGCCCTCGACCGGGCACGATCCGACGCACTACCAGAACTTCGCCATCACCGACGATCAGCTGATCTTCTACTTCGCGCCCGGCGAGATGTTGCCGGCGTTTGCCGGGCCGCTCCAGGCCGAGGTGCCCCGCAACGCCATCCCGCCGCTGGCCGTCTGA
- a CDS encoding DUF6264 family protein, with translation MATDDTEIQAATAAYSRNSRRNQAVDRTATLVLLAVQAFLVAVTLGLLSLFVMGTDPCGSQKCGDPAWINRAMVLGIGGGAVVFVIALVVAVRRLARHRTAFFVPLLGCAAQVALAAGGAAMETLAGPV, from the coding sequence ATGGCCACCGATGACACCGAGATACAGGCCGCGACAGCCGCGTACAGCAGGAACAGCCGACGCAACCAGGCGGTGGACCGTACCGCGACCTTGGTGCTGCTCGCCGTCCAGGCGTTCCTGGTCGCGGTCACGTTAGGCCTGCTGAGCCTGTTCGTCATGGGAACCGACCCGTGCGGCTCCCAGAAGTGCGGCGACCCGGCATGGATCAATCGCGCCATGGTGCTGGGCATCGGCGGCGGCGCCGTCGTCTTCGTCATCGCCCTGGTGGTCGCCGTCCGCCGCCTCGCCCGGCACCGGACGGCCTTCTTCGTTCCGCTGCTCGGATGCGCCGCGCAGGTGGCGCTGGCGGCCGGCGGCGCGGCGATGGAGACGCTCGCCGGGCCCGTCTAG
- a CDS encoding outer membrane protein assembly factor BamB family protein, with the protein MLLSAGIAAGLSGCANTDSWVEASPAAGWPAQYADAANSSYTGTGGATKLTLRWTRSVKGTLAAGPALSARGYLALNAQTPAGCSLMEWENDDNGRQRWCVRLFQGGGFAGPLLDGFDNLYVGQPGAFLSFPVTQWTRWRQPVIGMPSTPRFLGHGQLLVVTHLGQVLVFEAHRGMVVGSPMDLVEGVDPTDATRGLDDCAPARQGCPVAAAPAFSAANQMAVLGVWQPGAPAAGLVGLKYHPGQTPLLSREWTSDAVGAGVIASPVLSADGSTVYVNGRDQRLWALHAADGKVKWSAPLGFLAQTPPAVTPEGLVVSGGGPDTRLVAFKDAGDHADQAWRRDDVIPLSSSSLAGAGVGYTSISAPAANGAPGMSLLVFDPGSGHTLGSYPLPAATGYPVGVSVGADRRVVAATSDGQVYGFAPA; encoded by the coding sequence GTGTTGCTGTCGGCCGGGATCGCGGCCGGGCTCAGCGGGTGCGCCAACACCGACTCGTGGGTGGAGGCGTCACCGGCGGCCGGCTGGCCCGCGCAATACGCCGACGCCGCCAACAGCAGCTACACCGGCACCGGTGGGGCCACCAAGCTGACGTTGCGGTGGACGCGCTCGGTCAAAGGAACCCTGGCGGCCGGTCCGGCGCTGAGTGCGCGCGGTTATCTGGCCCTCAACGCGCAGACGCCGGCCGGATGTTCGCTCATGGAATGGGAGAACGACGACAACGGCCGGCAGCGCTGGTGTGTGCGACTGTTCCAGGGCGGCGGCTTCGCGGGCCCCCTGCTCGACGGGTTCGACAACCTCTACGTCGGCCAGCCCGGCGCCTTCCTGTCCTTCCCGGTGACGCAGTGGACGCGGTGGCGGCAGCCGGTCATCGGAATGCCCAGCACGCCAAGGTTTCTCGGCCACGGGCAGCTTCTCGTGGTGACCCACCTGGGCCAGGTGCTGGTCTTCGAGGCCCACCGCGGCATGGTGGTCGGCAGCCCGATGGATCTGGTGGAGGGCGTCGACCCCACCGATGCGACGCGTGGTTTGGACGATTGCGCGCCGGCACGCCAGGGCTGCCCGGTGGCCGCGGCGCCGGCCTTCTCGGCGGCCAACCAGATGGCGGTGCTGGGTGTCTGGCAGCCCGGCGCGCCGGCCGCGGGACTGGTCGGACTGAAGTATCACCCCGGGCAGACGCCGCTGTTGTCCCGGGAGTGGACCAGCGACGCCGTCGGCGCCGGTGTCATCGCCAGCCCGGTGCTGTCCGCCGACGGGTCGACCGTCTACGTCAACGGCCGCGACCAGCGGCTGTGGGCGCTGCATGCCGCCGACGGCAAGGTGAAGTGGTCGGCGCCGCTGGGATTCCTGGCTCAGACGCCGCCCGCGGTCACCCCCGAAGGCCTCGTCGTATCGGGCGGCGGTCCCGACACCCGGTTGGTGGCCTTCAAGGACGCGGGCGACCACGCCGATCAGGCGTGGCGCCGCGACGACGTCATCCCGCTGTCGTCGTCGAGCCTGGCCGGTGCGGGTGTCGGTTACACGTCCATCAGCGCCCCGGCGGCCAACGGCGCACCGGGCATGTCGCTGCTGGTGTTCGATCCGGGCAGCGGTCACACGCTGGGCAGCTACCCCCTTCCGGCGGCCACCGGCTATCCCGTGGGGGTCTCGGTCGGCGCCGATCGCCGGGTGGTGGCCGCGACCAGCGACGGCCAGGTGTACGGTTTCGCACCGGCCTGA
- a CDS encoding acyltransferase: MTSMWGAPVHRRWRGSNLRDPRQAKFLTLASLKWVLRNRAYTPWYLVRYWRLLKFKLANPHIITRGMVFLGKDVEIHATPELAQLEIGRWVHIGDKNTIRAHEGSLRFGDKVVLGRDNVINAYLDIELGDSVLMADWCYVCDFDHRMDNINLPIKDQGIVKSPVRIGPDTWVGVKVTVLRGTAIGRGCVLGSHAVVRGVIPDYSIAVGAPAKVIKNRQLAWESTAAQREELAAALADIERKKAAR, encoded by the coding sequence ATGACGAGCATGTGGGGCGCCCCGGTCCACCGCCGCTGGCGTGGATCGAACCTGCGGGACCCTCGCCAAGCCAAGTTCCTCACGCTGGCCTCGCTGAAGTGGGTGCTGCGCAACCGCGCCTACACGCCCTGGTACCTGGTGCGGTATTGGCGGCTACTGAAGTTCAAGCTCGCCAACCCGCACATCATCACCAGGGGGATGGTGTTCTTGGGCAAGGACGTCGAGATCCACGCGACGCCCGAGCTGGCGCAGCTGGAGATCGGCCGGTGGGTGCACATCGGCGACAAGAACACCATCCGTGCCCACGAAGGCTCGCTGCGGTTCGGTGACAAGGTCGTGCTGGGCCGCGACAACGTCATCAACGCCTACCTCGACATCGAGCTGGGCGATTCGGTCTTGATGGCCGACTGGTGTTACGTCTGCGACTTCGACCACCGCATGGACAACATCAACCTGCCGATCAAGGACCAGGGCATCGTCAAGTCGCCGGTGCGTATCGGGCCCGACACCTGGGTGGGGGTGAAGGTGACGGTGTTGCGCGGCACGGCCATCGGGCGCGGCTGCGTGCTGGGTTCGCACGCGGTGGTCCGCGGCGTGATCCCCGACTACTCGATCGCGGTCGGTGCGCCGGCCAAGGTGATCAAGAACCGCCAGCTCGCCTGGGAGAGCACTGCCGCCCAGCGGGAGGAACTGGCCGCCGCCCTGGCCGACATCGAACGCAAGAAGGCCGCCCGCTAG
- a CDS encoding anti-apoptotic protein codes for MTHFIVRTLLASGAAAGLLAGVTACSCSVGSSHTVSKSDVAGQITSKMTDAAGNKPDSVNCPNDLPAKVGAQLNCEMKVKNQTFNVNVTVTSVNGNDVKFDMVETVDKNQVASIISNKLAQQVGRKPDSVTCPDNLKGVQGATLRCQLVDGTDKYGIAVTVTNVDAGDVNFDFKVDDHPEPAS; via the coding sequence ATGACACACTTCATCGTTCGGACGTTGCTGGCCTCCGGTGCAGCCGCCGGGTTGCTGGCCGGCGTCACCGCCTGCTCGTGCTCCGTCGGCTCGTCGCACACCGTCAGCAAGAGCGATGTCGCCGGCCAGATCACGTCGAAGATGACCGACGCCGCCGGCAACAAGCCCGACTCGGTGAACTGTCCGAACGACCTGCCCGCGAAGGTGGGGGCGCAGCTCAACTGCGAGATGAAGGTCAAGAACCAGACCTTCAATGTCAACGTGACGGTGACGAGCGTGAACGGCAATGACGTCAAGTTCGACATGGTGGAGACGGTCGACAAGAACCAGGTCGCCAGCATCATCAGCAACAAGCTGGCCCAGCAGGTGGGCAGAAAACCCGATTCGGTGACCTGCCCCGACAACTTGAAGGGCGTCCAGGGCGCGACGCTACGGTGCCAACTCGTAGACGGCACCGACAAGTACGGCATCGCGGTGACGGTCACCAACGTCGACGCCGGCGACGTCAACTTCGATTTCAAGGTCGACGACCACCCCGAGCCGGCGAGCTAG